The proteins below come from a single Aegilops tauschii subsp. strangulata cultivar AL8/78 chromosome 6, Aet v6.0, whole genome shotgun sequence genomic window:
- the LOC109774667 gene encoding protein RGF1 INDUCIBLE TRANSCRIPTION FACTOR 1, which translates to MAIDHASPLALKSGGAATGGAGRDEEAGNQRWPPWLKPLLATSFFVQCRAHADAHKSECNMYCLDCINGALCSLCLAHHRDHHAIQIRRSSYHDVIRVSEIQRVLDITGVQTYIINSARVVFLNERPQPRPGKGVTNTCEVCERSLLDSFRFCSLGCKIVGTSGGHRPRKKHGGVGGGGKKKRAAVKDARSDSEHSCTSTSGGSSDRSSVVQSFSPSTPPATSSSYRAGNKRRKGIPHRSPFGSLIVEY; encoded by the exons ATGGCAATAGACCACGCGTCCCCTCTTGCGCTCAAGAGCGGCGGCGCCGCCACG GGAGGAGCGGGGCGTGACGAGGAGGCGGGGAACCAGCGGTGGCCGCCGTGGCTGAAGCCGCTGCTGGCGACGAGCTTCTTCGTGCAATGCCGGGCGCACGCCGACGCGCACAAGAGCGAGTGCAACATGTACTGCCTCGACTGCATCaacggcgcgctctgctcgctcTGCCTCGCCCACCACCGCGACCACCACGCCATCCAG ATTCGGAGGTCGTCGTACCACGACGTGATCCGGGTGTCGGAGATACAGAGGGTGCTGGACATCACCGGCGTGCAGACGTACATCATCAACAGCGCGCGCGTGGTGTTCCTCAACGAGCGCCCGCAGCCGAGGCCGGGCAAGGGGGTCACCAACACCTGCGAGGTCTGCGAGCGCAGCCTCCTCGACTCGTTCCGCTTCTGCTCCCTCGGATGCAAA ATCGTAGGCACGTCCGGCGGGCACCGGCCGAGGAAGAAGCACGGCGGCGTGGGCGGCGGTGGCAAGAAGAAGAGAGCGGCGGTCAAGGACGCGCGGTCGGACTCGGAGCACTCGTGCACGAGCACCAGCGGCGGCAGCAGCGACAGGAGCAGCGTGGTGCAGAGCTTCTCGCCGTCGACCCCGCCggccacctccagcagctaccGCGCCGGCAACAAGCGCCGCAAGGGCATCCCGCACCGGTCGCCGTTCGGCAGCCTCATCGTGGAGTACTAG